In the genome of Granulibacter bethesdensis CGDNIH1, one region contains:
- a CDS encoding pyruvate, water dikinase regulatory protein, translated as MTAHRMNLHLVSDATGETLNSIARATVSQFEHAQIIYHRWSLIRTRFQLHRVLEGIEAEPGPVLSTLIEPGLRSELENFCSRIGIAVVHVLDPVLSLLQHHIGEQAIARPGRQYVLDADYFRRIDAMHFVLAHDDGQAQVGINEADLCLVGVSRSSKTPTSFYLANRGVKAANIPLVPGLPEPPGLEAPIVPVIGLTIDPEALIEIRRHRLKLIGGQPNVQQNTAYVDLESVKAELIWARRLCARKGWPVIDVTRRSIEETAATVLQLVEAWHERRRSLPPGG; from the coding sequence ATGACCGCACATCGCATGAATCTGCATCTGGTCTCCGATGCCACCGGAGAAACGCTCAATTCCATAGCGCGGGCCACTGTCTCCCAGTTCGAGCATGCCCAGATCATCTATCATCGCTGGTCCCTGATCCGAACCCGTTTTCAGCTTCATCGTGTCCTTGAGGGGATCGAGGCTGAACCCGGTCCTGTCCTGTCAACGCTGATAGAGCCGGGATTGCGCAGTGAGCTGGAGAATTTCTGTTCCCGGATCGGGATTGCGGTGGTGCATGTGCTGGATCCGGTTCTGTCCCTGCTGCAACACCATATCGGGGAACAGGCAATAGCCCGACCCGGTCGTCAGTATGTGCTGGATGCCGATTATTTTCGCCGGATCGATGCCATGCATTTCGTGTTGGCGCATGATGATGGCCAGGCTCAGGTCGGGATCAATGAGGCCGATCTGTGTCTGGTCGGGGTATCACGCTCCTCTAAAACGCCGACCTCGTTCTATCTTGCCAATCGTGGCGTCAAGGCAGCCAATATTCCGCTTGTTCCCGGCTTGCCGGAACCGCCCGGTCTGGAAGCGCCCATTGTACCCGTGATTGGCCTGACCATCGATCCGGAAGCCCTGATCGAAATTCGCCGCCACCGGCTCAAACTGATCGGTGGCCAGCCGAATGTGCAGCAGAATACCGCTTATGTTGATCTGGAGTCCGTCAAGGCCGAACTGATCTGGGCGCGGCGTCTCTGTGCGCGGAAAGGCTGGCCGGTGATTGATGTCACCAGACGTTCGATCGAGGAAACGGCGGCCACTGTGCTGCAACTGGTGGAGGCATGGCATGAGCGGCGGCGGTCCTTGCCTCCCGGTGGTTAG
- a CDS encoding Maf family protein, giving the protein MKLILASASSARRSMLEQAGIDAESIPAAVDEDMVKQSMRAEGASAAETATALAHLKAERISRRYPDSVVIGSDQLLVCEGAWFDKAPDLERARARLLDFRGRAHHLVTSVVCAKGGSRLWHHVETPCLHMRRFSEDFLNRYLAQEGEALLGSVGCYRLEGPGIQLFDRIEGDYFSILGMPLLPLLGFLRQHQALTV; this is encoded by the coding sequence ATGAAGCTTATTCTTGCCAGCGCCTCTTCTGCCCGGCGGTCCATGCTCGAACAGGCTGGAATTGATGCCGAAAGCATCCCGGCTGCTGTTGATGAAGATATGGTAAAGCAATCCATGCGGGCTGAAGGCGCTTCTGCTGCGGAGACGGCGACAGCTTTGGCCCATCTGAAGGCTGAACGGATTTCGCGGCGTTATCCGGATTCTGTGGTCATCGGGTCCGATCAGCTGCTGGTCTGTGAAGGTGCATGGTTCGACAAGGCCCCCGATCTGGAAAGGGCGCGCGCCCGGTTGCTGGATTTTCGGGGGAGGGCGCATCATCTCGTCACCTCGGTGGTCTGTGCGAAAGGGGGCAGCCGTCTCTGGCATCACGTCGAGACGCCCTGCCTGCATATGCGCCGCTTCAGCGAGGATTTCCTGAACCGGTATCTGGCACAGGAGGGGGAGGCACTGCTGGGCAGTGTCGGGTGCTATCGGCTGGAAGGACCGGGTATCCAGTTGTTCGATCGTATCGAGGGTGATTATTTTTCCATTCTTGGCATGCCTTTGCTGCCCTTGCTGGGCTTTCTGCGGCAGCATCAGGCTTTGACGGTATAG
- the hemE gene encoding uroporphyrinogen decarboxylase, producing MNKPILRVLRGEALPVPPVWLMRQAGRYLPEYREVRAKAGSFLGLATHPEWAAEVTLQPIRRFGMDAAILFSDILMLPWALGYGLHFAEGEGPVLPKLEEADIDRLDFSQLIPRIAPIMETVTRVREQLQQLHPETTLIGFAGAPFTVSCYMVDGGGAKEFPRTRHFAYTNPEAFDRLIARLTEATITYLSAQVEAGAEVLMLFDSWAGLLSPLSFARWVTAPARQITAALKARHPSVPVIGFPRLAGTLLQNYASETGVNAVGMDTSVDPAMARKMVPAEIALQGNLDPLALRAGGEAMRREVSSIRQAMAGHPHIFNLGHGIVPQTPPEHVAELLNLIRTI from the coding sequence ATGAACAAACCGATCCTGCGCGTGCTCCGTGGTGAAGCACTCCCCGTTCCTCCCGTCTGGCTGATGCGTCAGGCAGGTCGGTATCTGCCCGAATATCGGGAGGTCAGAGCAAAAGCAGGCAGCTTCCTCGGTCTTGCCACCCATCCCGAATGGGCAGCGGAAGTAACCCTGCAACCTATTCGCCGTTTCGGAATGGATGCAGCCATTCTGTTCAGCGATATTCTGATGTTGCCATGGGCTTTGGGCTACGGGCTGCATTTTGCCGAGGGTGAAGGCCCCGTACTGCCGAAACTTGAAGAAGCGGATATCGACCGGCTCGATTTCAGCCAGCTGATCCCGCGGATTGCTCCGATTATGGAAACCGTCACACGGGTTCGCGAACAGCTTCAGCAGCTTCATCCAGAAACGACGCTGATCGGGTTTGCCGGCGCTCCGTTTACCGTCTCCTGCTACATGGTCGATGGAGGGGGCGCCAAGGAATTCCCCCGCACCCGGCATTTCGCCTACACAAATCCCGAGGCTTTTGACCGTCTGATCGCCCGCCTGACAGAAGCAACCATCACCTATCTGTCAGCACAGGTCGAAGCAGGGGCGGAAGTGCTGATGCTGTTCGACAGCTGGGCCGGTTTACTGTCTCCGCTCAGTTTTGCCCGTTGGGTAACTGCACCGGCACGCCAGATCACTGCAGCGCTGAAAGCGCGTCATCCATCGGTGCCGGTGATCGGTTTTCCAAGGTTGGCTGGCACATTGCTACAGAATTATGCTTCAGAAACCGGGGTCAATGCGGTTGGAATGGATACCTCCGTTGATCCGGCCATGGCGCGCAAAATGGTGCCTGCGGAAATAGCGCTGCAAGGCAATCTCGATCCCCTGGCTTTACGCGCGGGTGGAGAGGCCATGAGGCGGGAAGTATCCTCGATTCGTCAGGCTATGGCGGGACATCCGCATATCTTCAATCTCGGCCACGGCATTGTACCGCAGACACCGCCGGAGCATGTGGCCGAATTGTTGAACCTGATCAGAACAATCTGA
- a CDS encoding MFS transporter: protein MTQPRSSRPVSSRILALIVSAALFMELMDGTILATALPQMAQSFDVAPLQMSVALTAYLLSLAVFIPASGWMADRFGSRRIFMGAIALFVTGSMVCGMANALPEMVIARLVQGAGGAMMVPVGRLLLLRNVPRHELVSAIAWMTIPATLGPVLGPPVGGFLTTWLSWRWIFYINLPIGLIGMGLAARFVPNVTEAELRPLDVKGLLLSGTALASLLWAMETLGRGPSGTDGMALSSAAILTLIGLGSGWLYLRHSRTIPHPILNPMLMRIRTFRLSVLGGACSRVVAGAMPFLLPMTMQLGMGMSAAESGSLTFVGAAGSLLIRPWAAGILRRFGFRRVMIWNGALSSTAVLLCATFQPSWPHGWFFLVLAPAGLFQALQFIAYNTIAYADVPRERMSEATSFYTTFQQMTLSAGICIAGISVSLSMLAGPRTQPDMTDFATGFVTIATISALAILCASRLNSTDGQDLSRKA from the coding sequence ATGACCCAGCCACGCTCTTCCCGGCCAGTATCATCGAGAATACTGGCGCTCATCGTCTCCGCTGCGCTGTTCATGGAGTTGATGGACGGAACCATTCTGGCCACGGCCCTGCCTCAGATGGCGCAGAGTTTTGACGTTGCCCCCCTGCAAATGAGCGTGGCGCTGACGGCTTATCTCCTCAGCCTGGCAGTGTTCATCCCGGCATCGGGCTGGATGGCGGATCGCTTCGGCAGTCGCCGGATTTTCATGGGGGCCATTGCCTTGTTCGTAACCGGGTCGATGGTCTGTGGCATGGCAAATGCCCTGCCGGAAATGGTCATCGCCCGGCTGGTGCAGGGTGCGGGCGGGGCCATGATGGTGCCGGTAGGACGGCTGTTACTGTTAAGGAACGTGCCGCGCCATGAGCTGGTCTCCGCTATTGCGTGGATGACTATTCCGGCCACATTGGGGCCTGTCCTGGGACCGCCTGTCGGCGGGTTTTTGACGACATGGCTGTCATGGCGCTGGATTTTCTACATCAATCTGCCCATCGGATTGATTGGCATGGGTCTTGCGGCACGGTTCGTTCCCAATGTGACTGAGGCAGAGCTTCGTCCGCTTGATGTCAAGGGACTTTTGCTTTCGGGAACGGCTCTGGCCTCTCTGTTATGGGCCATGGAAACGCTCGGCAGAGGCCCGTCAGGCACAGATGGAATGGCTCTGTCCAGCGCCGCCATTCTGACCCTGATCGGACTGGGCAGCGGATGGCTGTATTTGCGGCATAGCAGGACTATCCCTCATCCGATCCTCAACCCGATGCTGATGCGTATCCGTACCTTCCGACTATCGGTGTTGGGAGGCGCGTGCAGCCGGGTGGTGGCAGGAGCCATGCCGTTCCTGCTGCCCATGACGATGCAACTCGGCATGGGCATGAGTGCTGCTGAAAGTGGATCACTGACCTTTGTCGGGGCTGCCGGCTCACTGTTGATCCGGCCATGGGCCGCCGGAATTTTACGCCGTTTCGGTTTCCGGCGCGTGATGATCTGGAATGGCGCCCTGTCCAGTACGGCCGTGTTGCTCTGTGCGACATTTCAGCCATCCTGGCCGCATGGATGGTTTTTTCTGGTACTGGCTCCGGCCGGGCTGTTTCAGGCGCTTCAGTTCATTGCCTACAATACCATCGCCTATGCTGATGTCCCGCGTGAACGGATGAGCGAGGCCACCAGCTTCTACACGACGTTTCAGCAGATGACGCTGTCGGCTGGTATTTGTATTGCCGGTATCTCCGTCAGTCTCTCCATGCTTGCAGGGCCCCGTACGCAGCCCGATATGACTGATTTCGCAACCGGCTTCGTGACCATTGCCACTATTTCGGCACTGGCCATTCTCTGCGCATCCCGGCTCAACAGCACGGATGGGCAAGATCTGAGTAGAAAAGCCTGA